In Antennarius striatus isolate MH-2024 chromosome 8, ASM4005453v1, whole genome shotgun sequence, a single window of DNA contains:
- the aspscr1 gene encoding tether containing UBX domain for GLUT4 isoform X1 codes for MAASGTSVTVLTPNGRRQTVKVSPNTPLLQVLEDVCKKHGFNPDDYGLKFQRTAVDLTRPWRFANLPNNAKLEMVPSTRKQAGGDSQVRIALQMEDGSRLQGSFSCSQTLWELIRHFPQISMLALSNSGSTPVCVYMRDEVSGEDALKRATLKSLGLTGGSAIVRFLLKNNKAQTEKDSGEVAVAMPTTPAATETTANQPFLPDSAPAPSHTETLITEVGVENSSRHQPTETRPTTSPISAESTLPVEKEVVPKSGGVGQLESRPDRKEPIEEEEEKPGPLGLIPQPSSSSAVPSTPFIPFTGGGQRLGGPSGDAPGRTLSSSSSSSSLSALTASVESPKAKKAKSSHSCSTKRQTVVAPEEELLEPIERELLIYHLDSTSCNSEENQNLPDEFFEVTVDDVRKRFAQLKSERKLFEEAPLITKALREAQKKEKMERYPKVVLRVQFPDRHVLQGFFRPLETVGAVMRFVRSNLEDSQLSFYLFITPPKTILDDPTATLFQADLFPGALVYFGSDVRTDRYIRRETLESSVSALQANQSIARMCPPSSEASVESPLSEPREDASESTKDDQEPPEGSRAPKPTRSDPGKMPKWLKLPGKK; via the exons ATGGCAGCCAGCGGTACGTCTGTGACGGTTTTAACTCCAAATGGAAGAAGGCAAACGGTGAAAGTGTCTCCGAACACGCCTTTATTACAG GTGCTGGAGGATGTCTGTAAGAAACATGGATTTAACCCGGACGACTACGGCTTGAA GTTTCAGAGGACTGCTGTTGACCTCACGCGGCCCTGGAGGTTTGCTAACCTGCCCAACAATGCGAAACTGGAAATGGTGCCAAGTACAAGGAAGCAGGCCGGAGGTGACAGTCAg gtgaggaTTGCCCTGCAGATGGAGGACGGCTCGCGGCTCCAGGGCTCCTTCTCCTGCAGCCAGACTCTTTGGGAGCTGATCAGACATTTCCCTcagatcag CATGTTAGCGCTGTCCAACTCCGGATCCACCCCcgtgtgtgtttacatgagaGACGAG gtgaGTGGGGAAGATGCACTAAAGAGGGCCACTCTGAAGTCTCTGGGTCTCACAGGAGGAAGTGCCATCGTCAG GTTTTTactcaaaaacaacaaagcacagacagagaaagacagtgGAGAAGTTGCTGTTGCTATGCCAACCACACCTGCTGCCACAGAAACTACAGCTAACCAGCCATTCCTGCCCGACTCTGCCCCCGCCCcgtcacacacagaaacattaaTAACCGAGGTGGGGGTTGAGAATTCAAGCCGCCATCAGCCAACAGAAACACGCCCAACGACATCTCCCATCTCGGCTGAAAGCACACTTCCTGTTGAAAAGGAAGTTGTTCCCAAGTCCGGAGGTGTAGGTCAACTGGAGTCTCGTCCTGATCGGAAAGAACCgattgaggaagaggaggagaaaccaGGACCATTGGGACTGATCCCCCAACCGTCTTCCTCCTCCGCTGTTCCTTCAACTCCCTTCATTCCATTCACCGGAGGTGGTCAGCGCCTCGGGGGTCCCAGTGGAGATGCACCAGGTCGGACGctatcttcatcctcctcatcctcatctctgtcTGCTTTGACGGCTTCGGTAGAATCACCCAAAGCCAAGAAAGCCAAATCCAGCCACAGTTGTAGCACTAAG CGTCAAACCGTTGTGGCGCCTGAAGAGGAGCTGTTGGAG CCTATAGAGAGGGAGCTCCTCATCTACCACCTGGACTCAACATCCTGTAACTCTGAGGAAAACCAAAATCTGCCCGACGAATTCTTCGAAGTGACCGTGGACGATGTGCGAAAGCGCTTCGCTCAGCTAAAGAGCGAGAG GAAGTTATTTGAGGAGGCCCCGCTGATAACCAAAGCTCTGAGAGAAGcccagaagaaggagaagatggaACGATACCCCAAA GTGGTCTTGAGGGTCCAGTTTCCAGACAGACATGTTCTACAGGGATTCTTCAGGCCCTtggagacag TTGGGGCCGTCATGCGTTTCGTGAGGAGCAACCTGGAGGACTCTCAGCTCAGTTTCTACCTGT TCATCACCCCCCCAAAAACCATTCTGGACGACCCCACAGCAACACTGTTTCAG GCCGACCTGTTCCCTGGTGCTCTGGTGTACTTCGGCTCCGACGTCAGGACgg ATCGTTACATCAGGAGGGAAACGCTGGAATCCTCCGTCTCAGCTCTGCAAGCAAACCAGTCCATtgcgag AATGTGTCCTCCCAGCTCCGAGGCATCTGTCGAGTCGCCTCTATCAGAACCAAGGGAGGATGCCAGTGAGTCCACGAAGGATGACCAAGAGCCGCCTGAGGGCAGCCGGGCCCCTAAACCCACCAGGTCTGACCCGGGAAAGATGCCCAAGTGGCTCAAGCTTCCAG gtaaGAAGTAG
- the aspscr1 gene encoding tether containing UBX domain for GLUT4 isoform X2: MFQRTAVDLTRPWRFANLPNNAKLEMVPSTRKQAGGDSQVRIALQMEDGSRLQGSFSCSQTLWELIRHFPQISMLALSNSGSTPVCVYMRDEVSGEDALKRATLKSLGLTGGSAIVRFLLKNNKAQTEKDSGEVAVAMPTTPAATETTANQPFLPDSAPAPSHTETLITEVGVENSSRHQPTETRPTTSPISAESTLPVEKEVVPKSGGVGQLESRPDRKEPIEEEEEKPGPLGLIPQPSSSSAVPSTPFIPFTGGGQRLGGPSGDAPGRTLSSSSSSSSLSALTASVESPKAKKAKSSHSCSTKRQTVVAPEEELLEPIERELLIYHLDSTSCNSEENQNLPDEFFEVTVDDVRKRFAQLKSERKLFEEAPLITKALREAQKKEKMERYPKVVLRVQFPDRHVLQGFFRPLETVGAVMRFVRSNLEDSQLSFYLFITPPKTILDDPTATLFQADLFPGALVYFGSDVRTDRYIRRETLESSVSALQANQSIARMCPPSSEASVESPLSEPREDASESTKDDQEPPEGSRAPKPTRSDPGKMPKWLKLPGKK, from the exons AT GTTTCAGAGGACTGCTGTTGACCTCACGCGGCCCTGGAGGTTTGCTAACCTGCCCAACAATGCGAAACTGGAAATGGTGCCAAGTACAAGGAAGCAGGCCGGAGGTGACAGTCAg gtgaggaTTGCCCTGCAGATGGAGGACGGCTCGCGGCTCCAGGGCTCCTTCTCCTGCAGCCAGACTCTTTGGGAGCTGATCAGACATTTCCCTcagatcag CATGTTAGCGCTGTCCAACTCCGGATCCACCCCcgtgtgtgtttacatgagaGACGAG gtgaGTGGGGAAGATGCACTAAAGAGGGCCACTCTGAAGTCTCTGGGTCTCACAGGAGGAAGTGCCATCGTCAG GTTTTTactcaaaaacaacaaagcacagacagagaaagacagtgGAGAAGTTGCTGTTGCTATGCCAACCACACCTGCTGCCACAGAAACTACAGCTAACCAGCCATTCCTGCCCGACTCTGCCCCCGCCCcgtcacacacagaaacattaaTAACCGAGGTGGGGGTTGAGAATTCAAGCCGCCATCAGCCAACAGAAACACGCCCAACGACATCTCCCATCTCGGCTGAAAGCACACTTCCTGTTGAAAAGGAAGTTGTTCCCAAGTCCGGAGGTGTAGGTCAACTGGAGTCTCGTCCTGATCGGAAAGAACCgattgaggaagaggaggagaaaccaGGACCATTGGGACTGATCCCCCAACCGTCTTCCTCCTCCGCTGTTCCTTCAACTCCCTTCATTCCATTCACCGGAGGTGGTCAGCGCCTCGGGGGTCCCAGTGGAGATGCACCAGGTCGGACGctatcttcatcctcctcatcctcatctctgtcTGCTTTGACGGCTTCGGTAGAATCACCCAAAGCCAAGAAAGCCAAATCCAGCCACAGTTGTAGCACTAAG CGTCAAACCGTTGTGGCGCCTGAAGAGGAGCTGTTGGAG CCTATAGAGAGGGAGCTCCTCATCTACCACCTGGACTCAACATCCTGTAACTCTGAGGAAAACCAAAATCTGCCCGACGAATTCTTCGAAGTGACCGTGGACGATGTGCGAAAGCGCTTCGCTCAGCTAAAGAGCGAGAG GAAGTTATTTGAGGAGGCCCCGCTGATAACCAAAGCTCTGAGAGAAGcccagaagaaggagaagatggaACGATACCCCAAA GTGGTCTTGAGGGTCCAGTTTCCAGACAGACATGTTCTACAGGGATTCTTCAGGCCCTtggagacag TTGGGGCCGTCATGCGTTTCGTGAGGAGCAACCTGGAGGACTCTCAGCTCAGTTTCTACCTGT TCATCACCCCCCCAAAAACCATTCTGGACGACCCCACAGCAACACTGTTTCAG GCCGACCTGTTCCCTGGTGCTCTGGTGTACTTCGGCTCCGACGTCAGGACgg ATCGTTACATCAGGAGGGAAACGCTGGAATCCTCCGTCTCAGCTCTGCAAGCAAACCAGTCCATtgcgag AATGTGTCCTCCCAGCTCCGAGGCATCTGTCGAGTCGCCTCTATCAGAACCAAGGGAGGATGCCAGTGAGTCCACGAAGGATGACCAAGAGCCGCCTGAGGGCAGCCGGGCCCCTAAACCCACCAGGTCTGACCCGGGAAAGATGCCCAAGTGGCTCAAGCTTCCAG gtaaGAAGTAG
- the LOC137600426 gene encoding myeloid-associated differentiation marker-like protein 2 produces the protein MDSQGGPYLNKKALCSPLGAARLCQLAMGCAVVSMVTHSAGYSGSHGVFCMAAWCFCFAMSVVVFFLDATRLYNCLPVSWDNLTVTCAAFATLMYVTASVVYPLFFVRAECPYAGCDVRNFRVAVTVCSILGTLAYGAEVALCRARPGQAVVGYMSTVSGLLKVVQGFVACIIFGALANRSEYWRHVATIYCVVVYAFCFTLTALVVVTTVCGRTKTVRCMSFDRFVVVCTLLEVLLYLSASVVWPVFCFDTKYGSPWRPSSCPQGRCPWDSKVVVGVFSFVNFGLYVADLIYSQRIRFVPSHVRTNSRV, from the exons ATGGATTCGCAGGGAGGTCCGTACCTCAACAAGAAGGCCCTCTGCTCACCTCTGGGTGCTGCCCGCCTCTGCCAGTTAGCCATGGGCTGTGctgtggtttccatggtaacccaCAGTGCCGGCTACAGCGGTTCACACGGAGTGTTCTGCATGGCGGCCTGGTGCTTCTGTTTTGCCATGTCGGTCGTGGTGTTTTTCCTGGACGCCACTCGCCTCTACAACTGCCTGCCCGTCTCCTGGGACAATCTCACGGTCACATGCGCCGCCTTCGCCACGCTCAT GTACGTGACGGCCTCGGTCGTCTACCCTCTCTTCTTCGTCCGGGCTGAATGTCCTTATGCCGGCTGTGATGTCAGAAACTTCCGTGTGGCGGTGACTGTCTGCTCCATCCTGGGCACCCTGGCGTACGGGGCCGAGGTGGCCCTTTGCCGGGCCAGGCCTGGCCAGGCTGTGGTGGGATACATGTCCACCGTCTCCGGCCTCCTCAAAGTCGTCCAGGGCTTCGTTGCCTGCATCATCTTCGGCGCTCTGGCCAACCGGAGTGAGTACTGGCGCCACGTGGCCACCATCTACTGCGTGGTGGTCTACGCCTTCTGCTTCACTCTGACTGCGCTGGTGGTGGTGACCACTGTGTGCGGACGGACCAAGACTGTGCGATGCATGTCGTTTGACCGCTTTGTGGTGGTGTGCACCCTCCTGGAGGTTCTGCTCTACCTCAGCGCCTCGGTGGTGTGGCCCGTCTTCTGCTTCGACACCAAATACGGGTCCCCGTGGAGACCGTCGTCCTGCCCTCAGGGGAGGTGTCCGTGGGACAgcaaggtggtggtgggggtcttctCCTTTGTCAACTTTGGACTGTATGTGGCCGACCTGATCTACTCACAGAGGATACGATTCGTCCCCTCACACGTGCGCACTAACTCCCGAGTGTAG
- the notum1b gene encoding inactive palmitoleoyl-protein carboxylesterase notum1b: MQSRVAMRSSAGLAVVRSCLLLLFIHLGAPAEAKRTPGGRAQTRRVPPQQNQANGERVEGAESFPLDFTAVEGNMDNFMVQIKNLAQSLYPCSAQKLEQDMQLSFLKNTSVTCNDGSPAGYYIKESKGSKRWLLFLEGGWYCFNRQTCDTRYETMRRLMSSTKWTQTRTGTGILSPQPEENPHWWNANMVFIPYCSSDVWSGASPKTDQSDYAFMGSLIIKEVVNELLTKGLDKAKVMLLAGSSAGGTGVLLNVDHVAEQLESQGHRGVQVRGLADSGWFLDNKQYKFTDCLDTISCAPTEAIKRGIRYWSGLVPESCRQAHVGEEWNCFFGYKLYSTLKSPVFVVQWLFDEAQLTVDNIHLTGQPVHEGQWRYIQNLGQELRSTLRDLPAMFAPACLSHELITRTYWMDIQVKGTSLPRALHCWDRSLQDSNHINGSHSRQKHKTSAARSCPLHLIDNCPWPHCNPSCPTIRDQLTGQEMSVIQFLKYLGFDVQKMAQQQEMDPRTLLGMLNNGT; this comes from the exons ATGCAGAGCCGTGTGGCGATGAGAAGCTCGGCTGGTCTGGCCGTGGTGCGCTCCtgcctcctgctgctcttcatccacTTGGGCGCACCGGCGGAGGCGAAGAGAACGCCCGGCGGTCGGGCGCAGACGCGGCGGGTGCCGCCGCAGCAGAACCAGGCGAACGGTGAGCGGGTGGAGGGGGCCGAGAGCTTCCCGTTGGACTTCACAGCCGTGGAGGGGAACATGGACAACTTCATGGTTCAGATCAAGAACTTGGCGCAGTCGCTGTACCCGTGCTCTGCGCAAAAGCTCGAACAAGACATGCAGTTGAGCTTTTTGAAGAACACATCTGTGACTTGCAATGACGGATCACCTGCAGG GTACTACATTAAGGAGTCAAAAGGCAGTAAGAGGTGGCTGCTCTTCCTAGAAG gtggatGGTACTGTTTCAACAGGCAGACCTGTGACACCAGGTATGAGACGATGAGGAGACTCATGAGCTCCACCAAGTGGACGCAAACCAGAACAG GAACAGGAATTCTGTCTCCACAGCCAGAGGAAAACCCTCACTGGTGGAACGCCAACATGGT GTTCATTCCATACTGCTCCAGTGATGTGTGGAGCGGTGCCAGTCCAAAAACGGATCAAA GTGATTATGCCTTCATGGGGTCTCTGATCATCAAGGAGGTGGTAAACGAGCTGCTTACAAAAGGTCTGGACAAGGCCAAGGTCATGCTTCTGGCAGGAAGCAG CGCTGGCGGTACAGGCGTCCTGCTCAACGTGGACCATGTTGCAGAGCAGCTTGAGTCTCAGGGCCATAGAGGGGTGCAGGTCAGGGGCCTGGCCGACTCCGGATGGTTCCtggacaacaaacagtacaaatTTACCGACTGCCTGGACACCATCAGCTGCGCCCCAACGGAGGCCATAAAGAGAGGCATCAG ATACTGGAGTGGTCTGGTGCCGGAGAGCTGCAGACAGGCTCACGTGGGAGAAGAGTGGAACTGTTTCTTTGGATATAAACTTTACTCCACGTTaaaga GCCCAGTGTTCGTGGTGCAGTGGCTGTTTGACGAAGCCCAGCTGACCGTCGACAACATCCACCTGACCGGACAGCCAGTTCACGAGGGGCAGTGGAGGTACATTCAGAACCTGGGACAGGAGCTGAGGAGCACATTGCGTGATTTACC GGCGATGTTTGCTCCAGCCTGTCTCTCACACGAGCTCATCACAAGAAC CTACTGGATGGACATCCAGGTGAAGGGCACCTCCCTGCCCAGAGCGCTCCACTGCTGGGACCGGAGCCTCCAGGACAGCAACCACATCAACGGCAGCCACAGCCGCCAGAAGCACAAGACGTCAGCGGCGAGGAGCTGCCCCCTACATCTGATCGACAACTGCCCCTGGCCTCACTGCAACCCTTCCTGCCCAACCATCCGTGACCAGCTGACGGGGCAGGAGATGAGCGTCATCCAGTTCCTCAAGTACCTGGGCTTCGACGTGCAGAAGATGGCGCAGCAGCAAGAGATGGACCCCAGGACGCTACTCGGCATGCTCAATAACGGCACCTGA